A region of the Pseudomonadota bacterium genome:
ACCATGACGATGCGTATGGGCACCTCAGAGACCATCTTGACCCTCCAGGGGTAGTCTGAACGAGACGCGGGTTCCGCGTCCGAAGATCACGTCGAGCCAGCCCCCCACCAGTTCGGCGCGCTCGCGCATGCCGCGTATCCCGTAATGAGCGCGGCTGGCATCCGGTACCGCGGCGGCGCCTCGCCCGTTGTCGACGATCTCGCCCTCGAGCCAGGGGCCGTCGATGTGAAGATGCACCTTCACCCGGGTCGCCTCGGCGTGCCGCCGGATGTTCACCAGGGATTCCTGCACGATGCGGTAGAGAAAGAACGCCCGCAGGCGCCCCAGACCCGCAATCTCGTCGGGCACGACCAGCTCGGCCGCGAGACTCGCTTCTTGCGCCAGCGCGTTCACCAGGCCGCGCACCGCGTCGGCGGCGCTCGCGCCATCGAGTAGCGGCGAGCGCAGGTTCTCGATGAGGCGAGAGACGTCGTCGAGCAACGCCTTCGCCTGGGTGCGCGCGCCGGCCAGCTCTTCAGCGGCGCGGGCGCCATCGCGAGACTGGAGCTGCTCGACCAGCTGGAGACGGTAGAAGATGCCCGCCAGGGGCTGCGACACGGCGTCGTGGAGCTCGGTCGACATCAGCCTGCGCTCGGTCTCCTGGAAGTGTGCCACCTGCGCGAGACGCTTGGGGCTGATGTCAGACAAGATGCGAATGGCGTAGCGTCCGGACGCCGACGCGAGCATGGAGCCCGTCACCCCTCCCCACCCCAGATCGCCGCCCGCGCGCAGATAGCGGACCTCGAGGGTGTACTGGTCGCGCTCGCCTCGCATGAGCGACCGGAACAGGGCGCGCTCGGTGTCGGCAAAGGGGTCGGTGGAGAGCTCAGCCAGCCCCCGCCCGCGCAGCGAGTCGAATCCGAGCATCTGACAGAGCGTGGCATTGCACTCCACAACCCCACCCTCGACGTCGAGCAGCGCAATGCCCACACCCGCGCGTTCGAAGAGCGTGCGAAAGCGCTCCTCCTCGACCCGCACCTGTTGCTGGGCCTGATCGGCACGCTGCGCCAGCCGATGCTTGTACATGGCCATCTCGATGGCCACTCGCAGCTCGGCAGGTCGATAGGGCTTGATCAGGTACCCGGCTGGCTGCGCGACCTTGGCGCGAGCAATGGTCTGCTCGTCAGCGTAGGCCGTGAGGAAGATGACCGGCAGACCGTGCCGCTCGCGAATCTCGAGGGCTGCATCGATGCCCCGCATGCGCCCCCCGAGATTGATGTCCATGAGAATGACGTCGGGCATGAGCTCCGCCGTGCGCGTGAGACACGACTCGAAGGTTGCGCAGTGCCCGACCACGGTGTGCCCCATCTGCGTGAGCGCCGACTGGATGTCGGCGGCCACGATGAACTCGTCTTCGACGATGATCGCCCGCACCCCAGACGGGTCGACCGAGACCTTCGCTACCTGCATCTACCCTCGACCTGTGCCGCGACCTGATGCCCCCCACGGCTGCTTGCTTGATTTCCCAATGCTACCAGTTCTCGAAGGCGTTGTCATCACCCGCATTGGCGTGAAAAACCCTCAACACACCA
Encoded here:
- a CDS encoding response regulator, which produces MQVAKVSVDPSGVRAIIVEDEFIVAADIQSALTQMGHTVVGHCATFESCLTRTAELMPDVILMDINLGGRMRGIDAALEIRERHGLPVIFLTAYADEQTIARAKVAQPAGYLIKPYRPAELRVAIEMAMYKHRLAQRADQAQQQVRVEEERFRTLFERAGVGIALLDVEGGVVECNATLCQMLGFDSLRGRGLAELSTDPFADTERALFRSLMRGERDQYTLEVRYLRAGGDLGWGGVTGSMLASASGRYAIRILSDISPKRLAQVAHFQETERRLMSTELHDAVSQPLAGIFYRLQLVEQLQSRDGARAAEELAGARTQAKALLDDVSRLIENLRSPLLDGASAADAVRGLVNALAQEASLAAELVVPDEIAGLGRLRAFFLYRIVQESLVNIRRHAEATRVKVHLHIDGPWLEGEIVDNGRGAAAVPDASRAHYGIRGMRERAELVGGWLDVIFGRGTRVSFRLPLEGQDGL